The region TTTAGCGTCATAAGGGGGCAAGCATGTCCAAGGAAAAGTTTGAGCGAAAGAAGCCGCACGTAAACGTGGGAACCATTGGTCACGTCGACCATGGGAAGACGACCCTGACGGCGGCGCTGACGGTAGTGCAGGCGAAGAAATTTGGTGGCGAAGCCAAAGGCTACG is a window of Gammaproteobacteria bacterium DNA encoding:
- the tuf gene encoding elongation factor Tu (EF-Tu; promotes GTP-dependent binding of aminoacyl-tRNA to the A-site of ribosomes during protein biosynthesis; when the tRNA anticodon matches the mRNA codon, GTP hydrolysis results; the inactive EF-Tu-GDP leaves the ribosome and release of GDP is promoted by elongation factor Ts; many prokaryotes have two copies of the gene encoding EF-Tu); amino-acid sequence: MSKEKFERKKPHVNVGTIGHVDHGKTTLTAALTVVQAKKFGGEAKGY